The DNA segment ACCCACTATGCGTGAGAGAAAGTCCAGACCTTTGAGCACGTGTTTGTTTGTTCAGTTCCAAAACACTGCAGTACACATTGCATACATGTATTCTTTTATGGTGTACTATTCGCTCACTTGTCATTTGCAACCAAGAATGAGTGTGTATGTAGCGAAAAGCTAACCTATCCGGTATAAAACAGGCGGGAGGCAATGCAGGAAAGTGGAAGACGCCGCATCATATGGCCAAGGCGGCCAACAATCAAGAATCGAGCCTCCAGGCAGGAGAACCGGGCATTTGGGTGACATGTGCCCGGCACCAGGAATccaaggcggcgagggagatcgGGGTGTTGTTTGCCGAGGTTGGTGTTACACATTCCcgggttgttgctggtgtggtGGCTGGAAAGAGCGAATACTTACCGCGGACTACACACAGTATGCAGACAAGATGTATGGCATCAAGGGGGTCCATgacgccgagaagaaggaaggtgaggaggacgaggatgaagacgacattgaagccgccatcaagaaggaaGTGGAAGCGTTGAATGCCAACAGAAAAGGCACCGATGGTGGACACAACATGACGCCCCTCAAGATGAACGTCGACTGCTTGATGTTTGTCAAGACGAAGCCACCGATCGACCCGGTGGCATTTGTGAGACGCATCGTGGAGGATGCAAAGTCTGCTAAGGAGACCGGTCAGATGAAGTGTCGCTATGTGAACCGGCTGACCCCGGTAAGCGTCACGGGGAAGGCCACGGAACAGGGCCTGGAAGGGGTGGCCAGGGAGGCACTCGCTCCTTTCTTCGACCTGACTGGAAAGAAGACAGATGTTGACCAATTCACGGAGGCCGCGGCGAAGCCAGCAGCGGAAACCGAGGCCGGAAGCGAGAAGGCGTCAAATGAGAATTCCCAACCAGCCGAGAAGGGATTCACTGTGAGTTGTTTTGTTATGCATGCTATCTTCGGGTCCTGATGCTGATTGATACGTTCTCTACGGATAGTTCGCCATCCGACCCAGCGTGCGGAACAATAGCTCGCTAAAGAGAGATATTGTGATCAATACCATTGCTGGGCTTATCAATAACGAGCGCCACAAAGTGAACCTGACGTCTCCGGACAAGGTTATCTTGGTGGACGTGTACCAGAAAGTATGCGGCGTCAGCGTCGTTGACGGCGACTGGGAAGAGTTCAAGCGGTACAACTTGACAGAGCTGTATGGGCAGGGCCAGGGAagcaaggaaaagaaggagaaaaagtAGGGGATGGCAAAGATGGAATTGTGCATCTTTCACCATCCAATGTCCCGTCgatggttggaggaggtccGAGATGCAGATGTCAGAGGGCGGCGCTAAGCCCTATTCAAGATAATTTTGACGAGCCGGGCAGCAGTCCCGTGCAGAATGCACCCCTACCTGGCACCCCGGGCACCCTAACAGCATTGAAGCCAGACCGCTATACGGCCCGTGACCCCCCGCGGCTCATCCTAAGCGTCCCAAAACAGCGGAACAGCTTGAATAGCCGCCTTCCAGGTCCAACGTTGCTTTGTccggttgttgatgttaCATAAGgtcagaaaaagaaacaacgGTACTTGAGAGTCTCGGTAAGTGTGGGGCTCGAGGATTTTCACTAGACCCTCCACTACGTAGAGGGTAAAAAACCCTACAACGATAAAAATTATAAGATAAACGCAGACGCGTAAAATGCCAACTCCTTTATTTTACTACTTAAATTAATAAATTTATATTATGTTAAAATACAGCTTTTGTTTGTGGATTTTACAGTGTATCTAAGCTCTGTATATTACAGGGCCTCAGAGGCAATATAATGGCTTGAATCAGCAGTGTTTAGGGACCACGGTTACCGGAACGGAAGCTCGGCCTCCGAAAGCAATCCGAGGTCCCGGAAAGCCGAGCGCTAAGACCGGTGCCTTACAGCGGTCAAACGGTAGCGCAATTAGCGGGCGTTCGGGCCCGGGAACGGAGTCACCCTCGGGGAACGAGTAGAAGGTCGATGGCCTATAAGACCTCTGCCTCACACCCTATTCGCTGTGGTATTTCTTAGTCTACAAGGTTCAATCAATATACTGGTTCACCACACTCATCAGTGCCTCACAAGCCTATGTTACAGTGATTCTCTTCTATATATTACAGGGCGCCGCCCCTGTAATCTACTTTCCTTCAGTGCTATGGCAACTGTCGAATGCTGCAGTCAAAGTCTTCTTCGCTCTCAGTGTActtgtgacgaacccctgtacagaacctctgaaagggatacgggttgaaggtaacttctgacaattggttcggtgcagctaaacagtgcacaacaagacgtctcaatgtaaacacaagataccgtgaatacaatctgttattgcatactgcggaactagctatctacaccagccagttcctctgTATATATAGACCGGTTTATCACCATTATCACTCGTCGTTCACCGAAGGCTGGTGATAATCGTGATTATCACCCTTAGCACTAGTGATAATACGACTTCCCCGCTTTTCCTGTTCCAGTGGTTGGACGGGTCGCGCCCCGCGCTCCCCACTTATGTCAGGTCCGTGACAGTACTGCGCCGATAGCTATTTGAGCTTCTATTTACAGGCCTTAATAGCACCTATTTCAACATATTACTATAATTTTATAAAGTCTCATTATATTAATTATAAATTAAACTAGGCTGTTATGACAAACTCTTATCAAAAACCTCTAAAAGAAATACTAGTTAAAAGCACTTCTAAATAATCTTagttcggtacagctaaacaaTGTATAATAAACAACGTATTTCGATTACAATAGCTTAAATACTAACGATTATAATTTAAATTATATATTACGGAACTATTTATCTGTATTGGCTAATTTAATTGTATATATAAACCTAGGGACCGTAGATCGTTAAGCTTTAGACAGTTTTCAGTTTTTTTCTTATTAGCCGATACTGGACCGTAGACCGTAAACTCCGCCGCGGTCCCCAGTCTCAATCTCATTGGTTCATCTTGTCTACTTAGACCGTAAGCTCCGCTTAACCACCCAGTCCAGTCCTAATTGGTTTTTTACGTCTCCACTTTCTCCTAGAACTGTGACAGCTTTGCAGGCACTAtttgtgacggctgtggcggcgtcatcatatatataccactggagcgagccaagctaggaagcttggctcacttgtagcttttgatagcaatcacagtgggtatggtgcagtggtccggcctgccgtgacactGTTGAAAtttcctctcttttcttttttagCTTACAATTTAATCAATTGATATGATATAACTGTTACTTTATCTCAGAACTTAGCTATCAAGCCGTGAAAATTATATTAATATTTATTATTAATAGAATATAAAAACTTGATAATATATTTTAAATTATTAAGTTTTATGTAGTGTAAGTATTTTAAATAAGATATAAGCTTATCAATTAACTAGGTGGAGTTTTGTCCTATAATATTTTATTATTCTATAGGTTTCTTACTCTCTACAAAATGGGATTTCTAGTAAAAATCCTTAAGCTCCACACTACCAAGACTCATGTACCGGGTGAAATATTGatgcctttttttcttctctagATTGGATCTTGACATGAGGAAGTAATAATCAAGACAGCCCGTCCAATATATGTAGGTAGAGATACTCAGCTCTTAGTGGCTTTGATATCTGATCTGATCCAACCTGGAAGGGAGGTGCCCCGCAAATTTCGAAGAGCTGCCAAATGCTCCCGAGTTTTTCGCTTAGCACTGGCCAATCACCAAATCCCCGGCTCGCTTGTTTGTGCGCCTTTGCTTTTTCCCCCAACCGCGGTTTTTGGAAATGGCATTTTGCTCATTTTTTTTGGACATGTTCTCTCGCGGGTGACCTTTGTTttccttcaacctcgacctaTGAAACTTGCGGTTATCGGCCTGGGGGCAGCTTTCTAACctttaccaccaccacccccccgtGACGGGATTGCGGCAATCAGCATCCGTGCAGAGCGAAACCATTGCCAGATTCAGACAGCCGCAGGGCCACAGTTCGCTTGTTGTTGCCTGACGGGGGACTTCTGACCGCTCGCCAGCATCGGCCGGCCATTGCATCCCACGAGTGGCATTCCTAATTATTTCCCCAGCGTCTCTTTTTTATCCTCAGTGTGTGAGTGTTCACCGAGCACTTTTCTGGCCTCTCTGGCCCAGCACCTTCCTGTTTCGACTATGGGGTTCATCTCGATAAATGTGAGCTTCGGCATCACATCTGCACGGCAGTGGTTGAACATCAGTACATCAACCCGCGTGGGCGGTCTGGAGAGGTACGGGTGCGTGGTTGCGAGCTGTTGCACAACTTTGCTGCAGCCGCTGCATGCTGTGCTACCCCAGGGAACCTGGCAAGACGATTTCGACATGTTCAATGTCTCTGATGGTTAGGGATCTGATCTGACGTCCGAGACTGGGATGCTGTATCAAGCAGTGTTTACACTATGTACCGCAGTACTCCGTGTACTAAACTACAAAGTCCTGCCATGCCCAGCCAAAACCGTGATATGGAACTTTCCATGGAACTTCAACCCTGACCTCGTCCTCTGAACGAACCCGAGCTGGCCGTTGTGGTTCTCCACGACTCGGGAACCATCTCGGGATCCATTCGGGAATACCCTGGGGCCCCGGTTAAGTTTGTTTTAGTGGATAGCAACGGGGTGacggggatgttggggggtaggggggtggtgtggatgAATTCTTAGCCCCTTCCCAGAAGCCACCCGTCAACCCAGCGTCTCACTTAGCGAAGTTGTTCAAAGTACCTATTCCCAGGTATCTTTTCCCTCCCGCCTTTCCATCTATGAATATGACGCGCTTACACTAGGTATCTCTGAAGCAGGAGGCACGTCTCGGCTGCATCACACTAGTGGTTACACTTCGGCTGTGGCTGACGTGCTGTCGTCCCTTCTCGGGGCGTAGTAGCGTGCAAAATTGCTGCCAGTATGTGACCAGGCTGTCAAGGTAAAGGCTGGCTCAGGTTGGGCCTGGTCCTGCTTTCTCGCTTCACAGCAAACCTTATTCGTCCGTCGTGCATTCTTCGCTCCGTCCATGTGGGCTGCTTGGCAGAGGAagatccatccatcacccaaCCGCCTCCCGCCTGGTCATCGTGGTTTTTTCCCATGTGTACATCCCTATTCGTTTTAGAGCTAAAGAGCTGAGGGcataataataataataataataatgACTGTAATAATAGCAATGGACGACAGCATTGGCttctctcctcgtcctcgtcctcaccctcgccctcgcgtCCGCTTTCGCTTCCAACATCATGTCCAAGGTCGTGTGGCCGCCTTGTTGTTACTGCTGGTGACATTCTGATATCCCTGTTTTCCTGAGCCTGTACCGGCTCTACCAAGTTGACTCCTGCTCAATGGCCTTGTTCTTTGTAGCGGAGCGGCAAGACTGACAAGGCATGGAATCGGGAACCCACAAGGGCCGCACCTCGCTCGCTTGAAGATACTGTTTATTGTCCCTTGCCCCCTCTGTCAAGCCCCGTCAAATCTGAagtacacacacacacacatatatatatgtCAGGTACCTGTCTCTTTGGAAAACACCCCTCCAGACGGGTGACGATGCCGGTTTGCTCTATCAGGGGCATCAGTCACAACCAGACAGACAGCGATACCAACATGTGTCGACTACCATCAGAGCAGGGTGTCCGGGCCATGTTGGGCTCAGCTGTTCCTGAAGATGTTACCGTCGCCAGAATACAACCACTCCAAAGTCTCAGGCCACAGAGGATATACCAAGTCCACCTTTCCGACAATACATCTCTACGCCTTGTTCTTCCACCAATTTCCATGTGGCGGCCCCTACGATCAGAACAAGCCAGCGTGGCCACCGAGGTAACAGCAATAGACTGGCTACACCAGGTTCTCACTCGACAATCCTCATCAGCcacaccatcttcctcccgGTCAGCCAGGAGAGGAAGCGAAGAAACCAGCAAA comes from the Podospora pseudocomata strain CBS 415.72m chromosome 5, whole genome shotgun sequence genome and includes:
- a CDS encoding hypothetical protein (BUSCO:EOG09264829; EggNog:ENOG503P3Z8; COG:S) produces the protein MTGSGKRKDAPTGGGGAQQAKKKKAGGNAGKWKTPHHMAKAANNQESSLQAGEPGIWVTCARHQESKAAREIGVLFAEYADKMYGIKGVHDAEKKEGEEDEDEDDIEAAIKKEVEALNANRKGTDGGHNMTPLKMNVDCLMFVKTKPPIDPVAFVRRIVEDAKSAKETGQMKCRYVNRLTPVSVTGKATEQGLEGVAREALAPFFDLTGKKTDVDQFTEAAAKPAAETEAGSEKASNENSQPAEKGFTFAIRPSVRNNSSLKRDIVINTIAGLINNERHKVNLTSPDKVILVDVYQKVCGVSVVDGDWEEFKRYNLTELYGQGQGSKEKKEKK